In one window of Maribacter sp. BPC-D8 DNA:
- a CDS encoding TonB-dependent receptor, with product MKLSIFTIAASLALSMGVCAQEQETDSLEGQKVVLDEVFVSAIRVTKQSPVTFSNLTKEDIKPRNLGQDIPVLMNFLPSVVTTTDAGAGVGYTGIRVRGSDATRVNVTINGIPYNDAESQGTFWVNMPDFASSTESLQLQRGVGTSTNGAGAFGASLNVLTDGFSQDAYGQISTSIGSYSTLRNNLKFSTGLLNDHVEISGRLSKIKSDGYIDRARSDLDSYFLQGAYKDDNTLIKAIIFGGHEVTYQAWYGIDAQTLKDDRTFNPSGIYTDLDGNTQFHKNEVDNYKQDHAQLLWNEKISDFWSTNVALHYTRGRGFFEQYKEADDFSTYGFEPIIVDGSEVNTTDLIRRRWLDNDFYGTVFSANYKKDKLDLIMGGGFNKYEGNHFGEVIWARYASNSSYKDRYYDDSSTKTDFNLYAKANYQLTDQWSLYGDLQYRTVGYKANGDETGLVDDTFNFFNPKAGVTFDLNANNNFYLSYAVANREPNRNDYESGNPKPEKLNDFELGWRYVSANVQVNTNLYYMKYKNQLVVTGELNDVGAPLRENIGDSYRFGLEVDANIKLGDKFSVRPNIAISDNKNKDFFIDRDGLLQGLGDTNIAFSPGLVAGNILSYMPCDAMSLSLYSKFVGEQYLSNTDTEASKLDSYFTNDFNITYEIKMNNVVKSIVFSGLVNNILNEKYVSNGYTYLDSWSTPGNTFEVQGYYPQAGTNFLLGATINF from the coding sequence ATGAAACTATCTATTTTCACAATTGCGGCGTCTTTGGCGCTAAGTATGGGTGTCTGTGCCCAAGAACAGGAAACCGACTCTTTAGAGGGTCAAAAAGTAGTGTTAGACGAAGTGTTCGTCTCTGCGATTCGAGTAACCAAGCAATCTCCGGTTACATTTTCAAATCTTACAAAAGAGGATATCAAGCCTAGAAATTTAGGTCAAGATATTCCGGTATTAATGAATTTTTTACCATCAGTAGTAACAACGACCGATGCAGGTGCAGGTGTTGGCTACACAGGTATTCGCGTAAGAGGAAGTGATGCTACACGTGTAAACGTAACCATTAACGGCATACCTTATAACGATGCCGAATCTCAAGGTACATTTTGGGTAAACATGCCAGATTTTGCTTCTTCAACAGAGAGTTTACAATTGCAACGTGGTGTTGGTACATCAACAAACGGTGCGGGTGCATTTGGAGCAAGTTTAAATGTATTGACCGACGGATTTTCGCAAGATGCATACGGACAAATATCAACTTCTATTGGAAGCTACAGTACCTTAAGAAATAACCTAAAATTCAGCACAGGACTTTTAAATGATCACGTTGAAATTTCAGGTAGATTGTCTAAAATAAAATCTGACGGATATATCGATAGAGCCCGATCAGACTTAGATTCTTACTTTTTACAAGGGGCGTACAAAGATGATAATACGCTGATTAAAGCAATAATATTCGGTGGTCATGAAGTTACGTATCAAGCATGGTACGGTATAGATGCCCAAACTTTAAAGGATGATAGAACTTTTAATCCTTCAGGTATTTATACAGATTTAGATGGTAATACTCAATTTCATAAAAATGAGGTAGATAACTACAAGCAAGACCATGCCCAGTTATTATGGAACGAGAAGATTTCAGATTTTTGGAGTACCAATGTTGCATTGCATTATACAAGAGGTAGAGGTTTCTTTGAGCAATACAAAGAGGCAGACGATTTTTCTACTTATGGTTTTGAACCGATAATAGTTGATGGCAGTGAAGTAAATACCACAGACCTCATAAGAAGACGTTGGTTAGATAATGATTTCTACGGTACCGTTTTTTCTGCAAATTATAAGAAAGACAAGCTAGATTTAATAATGGGTGGTGGTTTCAATAAGTATGAAGGCAATCATTTCGGAGAAGTAATTTGGGCTAGATATGCTAGCAATAGTAGTTATAAAGACCGCTACTATGATGATAGTTCAACTAAAACTGATTTTAATTTATACGCAAAAGCAAACTATCAGTTAACAGATCAATGGTCGTTATATGGAGATTTGCAATATAGAACAGTTGGGTATAAGGCAAACGGAGATGAGACCGGTCTGGTTGATGATACGTTTAATTTTTTCAACCCAAAAGCAGGGGTAACGTTCGATTTAAATGCGAATAACAATTTCTATTTGTCATATGCGGTAGCTAATAGAGAGCCAAATAGAAATGATTATGAAAGTGGAAACCCGAAGCCAGAAAAATTAAATGATTTTGAATTAGGGTGGAGGTACGTATCTGCCAATGTACAGGTAAATACCAATCTTTATTACATGAAATATAAGAATCAGTTAGTGGTTACTGGTGAGTTAAATGATGTTGGTGCCCCATTAAGAGAGAATATTGGTGATAGCTACAGATTTGGTTTAGAAGTTGATGCCAATATTAAATTAGGAGATAAGTTTAGTGTACGACCTAATATCGCCATCAGTGATAATAAGAACAAAGATTTCTTTATTGATAGAGATGGTTTATTACAAGGTTTAGGTGATACTAATATTGCATTTTCACCAGGTTTGGTAGCGGGTAATATTCTTAGTTATATGCCGTGTGATGCAATGAGTCTTTCGCTGTATTCAAAGTTTGTTGGCGAACAGTATTTAAGTAATACAGATACAGAAGCGTCAAAATTAGATTCTTATTTCACGAATGATTTCAACATTACTTATGAAATCAAAATGAATAATGTAGTGAAGTCTATTGTGTTTTCTGGTTTGGTAAATAATATCTTAAACGAGAAGTATGTATCTAATGGTTATACCTATTTAGATAGTTGGTCTACGCCAGGTAATACTTTTGAAGTTCAAGGGTATTATCCACAAGCGGGTACTAACTTTTTATTGGGAGCAACGATTAATTTTTAA
- a CDS encoding hydrolase codes for MERNIPVFGSRLRNNIVTVPEVISQCSGIRVFGQSIKSFLFSTDVAIIRNTNANAIIAVYPFTPQPVISNALILAADKPIFCGVGGGLTTGMRSLELAIHAEFQGALGVVLNKPTPNSLITMLKEKIDIPVTITVVSDKEDFKGRLAAGVDIFNVSGAGKTADIIKRIRDLDADVAIIATGGKTEETIVQAIDAGANAISYTPPSTGELFKEIMDRYRSEE; via the coding sequence ATGGAGCGCAATATTCCGGTTTTTGGTAGTAGGTTAAGAAATAACATTGTAACGGTGCCAGAAGTAATCTCGCAATGCTCGGGCATTCGAGTATTTGGGCAATCTATAAAGTCATTTCTGTTCAGTACAGATGTGGCGATTATAAGAAATACGAATGCCAATGCGATTATTGCGGTATATCCGTTTACACCACAACCGGTGATTTCAAATGCATTGATTTTGGCTGCCGACAAACCTATTTTTTGCGGAGTAGGCGGCGGATTAACAACTGGAATGCGGTCATTAGAATTGGCAATACATGCAGAATTTCAAGGTGCTTTAGGGGTGGTTTTAAATAAACCTACCCCTAATAGCCTTATAACAATGCTAAAAGAAAAGATAGATATTCCTGTTACGATTACCGTAGTATCTGATAAAGAAGATTTTAAAGGTAGGTTAGCAGCAGGGGTTGATATTTTTAATGTTTCAGGTGCAGGTAAAACTGCCGATATCATAAAAAGAATACGAGATTTAGATGCCGATGTAGCAATTATAGCCACAGGTGGTAAAACTGAAGAAACTATAGTTCAGGCTATAGATGCTGGGGCAAATGCTATATCATATACTCCACCAAGTACAGGCGAATTATTCAAAGAAATTATGGACAGGTATCGATCAGAAGAATAG
- the greA gene encoding transcription elongation factor GreA, producing the protein MSNISYYTVEGLKKLKAELNHLRDIERPKASQAIGEARDKGDLSENAEYDAAKEAQGLLEMKISKMENTVANARLIDESQLDTSKVLVLSTVKLKNQNNGMEMSYKLVAESEADTKTGKISVNSPIGKGLLGKKVGDTAEITVPSGAIKFEILEITRS; encoded by the coding sequence ATGAGTAACATATCATACTATACAGTCGAGGGGTTAAAAAAACTCAAGGCAGAACTAAATCATTTACGAGATATTGAGCGCCCAAAGGCGTCTCAAGCTATTGGCGAAGCAAGAGATAAAGGCGATTTGTCAGAAAATGCTGAATACGATGCTGCAAAAGAAGCGCAAGGTCTTTTAGAAATGAAGATTTCAAAAATGGAGAATACGGTTGCCAATGCACGTTTAATTGACGAGTCTCAATTAGATACTTCAAAGGTTTTGGTACTATCTACTGTGAAATTGAAAAATCAAAATAATGGCATGGAAATGTCTTATAAATTGGTTGCAGAAAGTGAAGCTGATACAAAAACAGGAAAAATTTCTGTGAATTCACCAATTGGTAAGGGACTACTAGGTAAAAAGGTAGGAGACACTGCAGAGATTACTGTGCCAAGCGGAGCTATTAAATTTGAAATTCTTGAAATTACAAGATCTTAA
- a CDS encoding HIT family protein produces the protein MPTIFTKIINGEIPCFKVAEDENFLAFLDINPNAKGHTLCIPKKEVNKILDLDEETYLGLMSFSRKVGKALEKTVDCKRVGMSVIGLEVPHVHVHLIPLNEMKDATFQHKVKLSNEELSDLAKAIGSKVEKLQK, from the coding sequence ATGCCAACAATATTTACTAAGATTATAAATGGTGAAATTCCATGTTTTAAAGTAGCTGAAGATGAAAACTTCTTAGCTTTTTTAGATATCAACCCAAATGCAAAAGGGCATACATTGTGTATACCTAAAAAAGAGGTCAATAAAATTTTAGATTTAGATGAAGAAACCTATCTAGGGTTAATGTCTTTTTCTAGAAAAGTAGGTAAGGCATTAGAGAAAACTGTCGATTGTAAGCGCGTAGGTATGTCGGTTATTGGTTTAGAAGTACCACATGTGCATGTTCATTTAATACCTTTAAATGAAATGAAAGATGCTACTTTTCAACACAAAGTAAAATTAAGTAATGAAGAGCTTAGTGATCTTGCTAAAGCAATAGGTTCTAAAGTTGAAAAGCTCCAGAAATAA
- a CDS encoding sensor histidine kinase: MNFIPKNKISNIFLLIGSFVVVSLILWNTNSFFKQFKEEERLKMEIWATAQSEFLQSSETVDLGSLHLKVFQNNTSTPMILINKDKSIRVNNFPPNKSKDSVYIQSQLRKFKNENIPISIDQQGEHLATLYYGNSDVLTKLKFYPIALLLIIFLFAAVIYFLFKTNKASEQNKLWAGMAKETAHQIGTPLSSLLGWNELLKSEDINPSITIEIAKDIDRLQTITERFSKIGSLPKLEESDIVKETRDAFDYLKRRSSKLIHFSFSTKVDHLPVMMNSSLYNWTIENLVKNGIDAMRGKGSIAIEIVQDNKFVNILIADTGHGISKSNYNSIFTPGFTSKKRGWGLGLSLVKRIVEEYHDGKIKVLSSGKEGTIMQISLKVSH, from the coding sequence TACCAATAGCTTTTTTAAACAATTTAAGGAAGAAGAACGCCTTAAAATGGAAATTTGGGCTACTGCACAATCAGAATTTTTACAATCTTCTGAAACTGTAGATTTGGGAAGCCTTCACTTAAAAGTTTTTCAAAACAATACTTCTACCCCAATGATCCTTATCAATAAGGACAAATCTATTCGGGTAAATAACTTTCCGCCGAATAAGTCAAAAGACTCGGTTTATATTCAAAGTCAACTCAGAAAATTCAAAAACGAAAACATACCTATCTCAATCGACCAACAAGGGGAACATTTAGCAACACTGTATTACGGTAACTCTGATGTTCTGACCAAATTAAAATTTTACCCGATTGCCTTACTACTTATTATTTTCCTTTTTGCAGCGGTGATCTATTTTCTTTTTAAAACCAATAAAGCTTCAGAGCAGAATAAACTATGGGCAGGTATGGCAAAAGAAACCGCACACCAAATCGGCACACCACTCTCTTCTCTTTTAGGATGGAACGAACTTTTGAAATCTGAAGATATTAACCCTAGTATAACTATAGAAATAGCGAAAGATATTGATCGATTACAGACCATAACCGAGCGCTTTTCTAAAATTGGCTCATTACCCAAACTTGAAGAAAGCGATATTGTAAAAGAAACTCGAGATGCCTTCGATTACTTAAAGCGAAGAAGCTCTAAACTTATTCACTTTTCTTTTAGCACCAAGGTAGACCACCTACCAGTTATGATGAACAGTTCATTATACAACTGGACCATAGAAAATTTGGTTAAAAACGGAATTGATGCCATGAGAGGCAAGGGTAGTATTGCCATAGAAATTGTGCAAGACAACAAATTTGTGAACATTTTAATAGCCGATACCGGACATGGTATTTCTAAAAGCAACTATAATAGTATCTTTACACCCGGCTTTACCTCAAAAAAGAGAGGTTGGGGCTTAGGACTTTCTTTGGTTAAGCGAATTGTGGAAGAATACCACGATGGAAAAATAAAGGTGTTATCATCTGGCAAAGAAGGAACTATAATGCAAATTTCTTTAAAAGTGTCTCACTAA